A window of the Lolium perenne isolate Kyuss_39 chromosome 7, Kyuss_2.0, whole genome shotgun sequence genome harbors these coding sequences:
- the LOC127315707 gene encoding uncharacterized protein, protein MPPQSETHRRSQGESGGDLCSLSPDLLAEIHGRLCLAGRLSFAGVFRTSCAAFRPEAPCLVLPGETPDAETATLFSLADPRAAGARARGPALRDLAFLGSSPGGWLVTADDRGQMRLLNLVTGEQAALPPISTLGLFLPSNHYHHFSLLMAPFRDIRFGGPPYDHQGWGPSLPGTHTTCAEDMRSWFYRKVVLSASARPGNYAAMLILTPQYGAPAFATAENPAWRLAPSRDGVEDAIHHGGRFYSVTYSGAVESWEQDAAAGSFTSTVVAPRLPIESNNSSHRSKSNRSRKYLIAAPDGRLMVVLKDYEQAEGCKGTWSIKLQVLDGEAGGRWKEVNDIGDTALFVGVNNSLCVSTREHPELKAGCVYFTEDHPPGLAYNNADYKELGAAVYSLKDNTVEKIQGLGQARS, encoded by the coding sequence ATGCCGCCACAATCGGAGACGCACCGCCGCAGCCAAGGCGAAAGCGGTGGCGACTTGTGCAGCCTCTCGCCGGATCTGCTGGCCGAAATCCACGGCCGTCTCTGTCTTGCCGGACGCCTCTCCTTTGCCGGGGTCTTCCGTACGTCGTGCGCTGCCTTCAGGCCGGAGGCGCCGTGCCTGGTCCTCCCCGGAGAGACCCCGGACGCGGAGACCGCCACGCTCTTCTCCCTCGCCGACCCCCGCGCCGCCGGCGCGCGCGCGCGAGGTCCCGCCCTTCGCGACCTCGCCTTCCTGGGATCCTCACCTGGCGGATGGCTCGTCACCGCCGACGACCGCGGCCAGATGCGCCTCCTCAACCTGGTCACCGGCGAGCAGGCCGCGCTCCCGCCCATCTCCACCCTGGGCCTCTTCCTGCCCTCCAACCACTACCACCACTTCTCCCTGCTGATGGCTCCGTTCCGGGACATCCGGTTCGGCGGCCCGCCGTACGACCACCAAGGCTGGGGCCCGAGTCTGCCCGGGACGCACACCACCTGCGCTGAGGATATGCGCAGTTGGTTCTACCGCAAGGTCGTCCTCTCGGCGTCCGCGCGCCCCGGCAACTACGCCGCGATGCTCATCCTGACTCCGCAGTACGGAGCTCCGGCCTTCGCCACGGCGGAGAACCCGGCTTGGAGGCTGGCACCCTCGCGCGACGGCGTCGAGGACGCGATCCACCACGGTGGGCGTTTCTACTCCGTCACGTACTCCGGCGCCGTCGAGTCGTGGGAGCAGGATGCGGCCGCGGGCAGTTTCACGAGCACCGTGGTCGCGCCACGGCTGCCCATCGAGAGCAACAACTCGTCGCACCGCAGCAAGAGCAACCGCAGCCGCAAGTACCTGATAGCGGCTCCCGATGGCCGGCTTATGGTTGTGCTCAAGGACTACGAGCAGGCCGAGGGCTGCAAGGGGACCTGGTCCATCAAACTGCAGGTCCTGGACGGCGAAGCTGGAGGGCGGTGGAAGGAGGTGAATGACATCGGTGATACTGCTCTGTTCGTCGGAGTGAACAACTCGCTGTGTGTGTCGACGAGGGAGCACCCGGAATTGAAGGCCGGCTGCGTCTACTTCACTGAAGACCACCCGCCGGGGCTGGCATACAACAATGCCGACTATAAGGAGCTGGGCGCCGCGGTGTACAGCCTCAAGGACAACACGGTGGAGAAGATCCAGGGGCTTGGGCAGGCCCGGTCCTAA